In Zingiber officinale cultivar Zhangliang chromosome 1A, Zo_v1.1, whole genome shotgun sequence, a genomic segment contains:
- the LOC122008019 gene encoding disease resistance protein RPS2-like, whose amino-acid sequence MGSVSPSSVMDIFNLLKACCSQSCNYIMTYGGTFSSLASEVGQLKDKSSDVKRDVEAATRDGQTPRSEVLGWLSSVQDMEGEAESIERKYNQKIKCLCSFPLNVCSAYRLRNRAEAALATIRELKQSAEFTKLADNLNLTRSIKMPTTKTIGMEKVFEELLCHAKDDSLSVIGIHGMGGVGKTALLRRFNNDFPSETEADVVIFLELSIDYKLEEVQKSLFERLSLTWQDEVTHRDRATKLFRVLSTLKFILLFDNLWEPLNYQVVGIPLPAPPSKCKIIFTTRTEDTCSHMGTEKMIKMECLEEEAAWNLFRNSARMDVIDADKNVRIEARDLVKECGGLPAALIVLAQAMAPKKTWDEWIHALTIMKDTPHQLPGMTNNVFSILKLSYDRLSSDDLRVCASYGALFKKGSRIGKYNIRNLLIGEGIIDNVQNPIDADNKTQFLLGILHAASLTVRVHDDYFTMHPMTRAMILWVQRECGKKENKWLVRDRDRVEEAPAAEKWRDAERIALVWNQIRDLPEAPQCPNMIFLNLHVNKFLRKIPNGFFLHMPHLKILDLQETSIEELPVSIGNLMQLHFLELSRTRITSLPKEMAALVNLKYLSLESMKYLRTIPDRLISGLRELQWLDMVDSYSGWREGQTWEGGVSFEELESLKRLKVIGITVSTLAALQNLCDSPRLAAVTHWLHIEGCQDLTVFNIPSTDFHAETMLRLIRIQLHAMSELEEVVIGNRQSILLPLVELRLSSLPKAKLVWRPTFPNTLVALKIERCGAIDRLIKLEGEANGSGETVITIFPYLRTMVLRRLPELKSLSDGERILNFPWLKTIKVEDCPKLTKLTLVADGLKEIECERSWWEQLNWGDEQTKSFQHLYNSM is encoded by the coding sequence ATGGGGTCTGTTTCTCCGAGTTCTGTTATGGATATTTTCAACTTGTTGAAGGCTTGTTGCTCTCAGTCATGCAATTATATCATGACGTATGGGGGGACTTTTAGCTCCTTGGCCAGTGAGGTTGGGCAGCTGAAGGACAAAAGTTCCGATGTCAAGAGAGATGTCGAGGCAGCAACAAGGGATGGCCAGACTCCCAGGAGCGAAGTGCTTGGGTGGCTAAGCTCCGTGCAAGACATGGAAGGTGAAGCCGAGTCGATAGAGAGAAAATACAACCAAAAGATCAAGTGTTTGTGTAGCTTCCCACTCAACGTTTGTTCTGCCTACCGTCTCAGAAACAGAGCTGAAGCAGCACTTGCCACAATCAGAGAGCTCAAACAAAGTGCAGAGTTCACTAAGCTCGCAGATAACCTGAATCTTACCCGCTCCATCAAGATGCCAACCACCAAAACTATCGGCATGGAGAAGGTCTTTGAGGAGCTTCTATGCCATGCCAAAGATGATAGTTTGAGTGTGATTGGCATCCACGGAATGGGTGGTGTGGGCAAGACAGCACTCTTGAGAAGATTCAACAATGATTTCCCGAGTGAAACAGAGGCAGACGTGGTAATCTTCCTTGAGCTATCAATAGACTATAAGCTGGAGGAAGTCCAGAAATCTTTATTCGAACGACTGAGTTTGACATGGCAGGATGAGGTCACACACAGAGACAGAGCAACTAAATTATTTAGAGTCCTGAGTACGTTGAAATTCATATTGTTATTCGACAATCTATGGGAGCCCCTAAATTATCAGGTTGTTGGAATTCCACTTCCTGCGCCTCCATCGAAGTGCAAGATCATATTCACAACCCGAACAGAAGACACTTGCAGCCACATGGGCACAGAAAAGATGATTAAAATGGAATGCTTAGAAGAGGAGGCAGCCTGGAATCTCTTCAGAAATAGTGCAAGGATGGATGTCATTGACGCCGACAAGAATGTACGGATCGAAGCTAGAGATTTAGTCAAGGAATGTGGCGGCTTGCCTGCAGCTCTCATTGTGCTGGCACAAGCAATGGCACCTAAAAAGACTTGGGATGAGTGGATACACGCCTTGACCATCATGAAGGACACACCACACCAACTTCCTGGTATGACAAATAATGTCTTTTCTATCCTGAAACTAAGCTATGATCGTCTATCCAGTGACGACTTGAGAGTTTGCGCCTCTTATGGTGCATTATTCAAAAAAGGATCTCGGATTGGcaaatataatattaggaatttaTTGATAGGTGAAGGGATTATTGATAATGTGCAGAATCCAATCGATGCTGACAACAAGACACAGTTTCTACTTGGCATACTACATGCAGCATCTTTAACCGTAAGGGTTCATGATGACTACTTCACGATGCATCCCATGACCCGGGCCATGATATTGTGGGTGCAACGTGAGTGCGGGAAGAAGGAGAACAAATGGTTGGTGCGGGATAGGGATCGGGTCGAAGAAGCACCGGCAGCTGAGAAATGGCGAGATGCAGAGAGAATTGCACTTGTGTGGAACCAAATAAGAGACCTTCCAGAAGCACCTCAATGTCCTAACATGATTTTTCTGAATCTTCACGTTAACAAATTTCTCAGGAAGATTCCAAATGGCTTCTTCTTGCACATGCCTCACCTCAAAATCCTTGATTTGCAAGAAACTTCTATAGAGGAGCTACCGGTAAGCATTGGTAATCTGATGCAACTACACTTTCTCGAACTTTCCAGAACTAGGATTACTTCTCTGCCAAAGGAGATGGCAGCATTAGTAAATCTCAAATATTTGTCATTGGAATCCATGAAATATTTGAGAACTATTCCTGACCGACTAATCTCCGGTCTTCGAGAATTGCAGTGGCTTGACATGGTGGACAGCTACAGTGGGTGGAGGGAAGGACAGACTTGGGAAGGAGGTGTTAGTTTCGAAGAGCTGGAAAGCTTGAAGAGATTAAAAGTCATTGGGATCACAGTCAGCACGCTTGCTGCTCTTCAAAACCTCTGTGACTCTCCAAGACTGGCAGCAGTCACACATTGGCTCCATATTGAAGGGTGTCAAGATTTGACGGTGTTCAACATCCCATCCACGGATTTTCATGCGGAAACTATGCTCAGACTAATTCGTATCCAGCTTCACGCAATGAGTGAGCTAGAAGAGGTAGTAATTGGCAATCGTCAGTCTATTCTTCTACCTCTAGTAGAGCTTCGACTTTCGAGCCTCCCAAAAGCAAAGCTCGTTTGGAGGCCTACGTTCCCTAATACTCTTGTTGCACTAAAAATTGAGCGTTGCGGGGCAATAGATAGATTGATCAAATTGGAGGGAGAGGCAAATGGTAGTGGGGAGACAGTTATAACAATCTTTCCTTATCTCCGGACAATGGTGCTACGGCGGCTTCCAGAATTGAAGAGTTTGAGTGATGGGGAACGAATATTAAATTTCCCATGGTTGAAGACTATCAAGGTGGAAGATTGCCCCAAACTGACGAAGCTGACGTTGGTTGCTGATGGGCTGAAAGAGATCGAGTGTGAGAGATCATGGTGGGAGCAACTCAATTGGGGCGACGAACAAACCAAGTCCTTCCAACACCTCTACAATTCCATGTAG